A stretch of DNA from Hippoglossus stenolepis isolate QCI-W04-F060 chromosome 16, HSTE1.2, whole genome shotgun sequence:
GCAGGTAAAATGGATTTAGTTCTGGTGCTGATTCAGGTTTTGTAGCGTTCCTTTCAACTGTACGCGAGCAGTACAGTACGTACGCAGCTCCTCTGGGTGAAGAAAGTAAACCTGAAACATATTCAGGATGTGACCACCTCACCAGGAATCCAGCGAAAGACTTCTCCCTGAGGGACTCTCTTTACATCGCAACACTTCCCTTCCAGCAACCGAAACCAGGCTGTGCACAGACAAGCAGAGTTAATCCATGCCAGGTCCCAGTGTGTGTGCCTCggggagagacacacaccaccCAGATGATCAGATTAGATAGCAGGAAGATGAAAGAAGGGAAATAAATCTGAGGCCAAGGTGGGAGGAAGAGGGTCAGAGTTAATAACAGTATTTCTATGGCACAAACATAAGTGTTAGAATGACAGGGGGCATAAAAAAATAAGTTCAGTTGAAAATGAAGGGAGGGGAGAGATAAACATAGAATCGAATTTATAATGTTAGTTAATCAGAGGTAGAGTGACAGTGGGGGAGAGCTGGGGGAGGAGAGCAGCCAAATGACAGAGGCGTGTTTGTGTTCTGATTAGTCTGAGCCAAATGGAGGCGGCTCACCAATGGAGATAACCAACAAAGACATCTCTTCACTGGGGACAAATCTACGAACATCTTTTCACGGTCAATAGAGGCACAGAGGcattcttttgttttgattggggggggtggtgggggggaatAATCAGCCCGGAGTGGATCCATGAATGCAGCACAAAGTTTACCGTTCCTTTGCTCTTGAAGCAGATGACCAAAAATACTTGCTGGTTTTAGAGTCTCGGGCGAGAAAGTGTGCACAGGagccatttttatttttccttatgCCTAAGTGAGCCACGCTGGGAATCGACATTGTGAATATTCACTCGCACCCAAGCTGCCAAGATGTGTGATGCACTCAAGCTGAACAAACAATGATGAGGTCTCTTTGGGCTGAGACAGGCTTCCTGGCATGGGTGTGCCCGCAGCCTCTCTGGATTCTCATCTTTATGGTTGGCGACAGTGAATAGATCAGATCCATGGTGGCGCTGGTGGGGTCCACAGCgaggttttctctctctggcagGGAACTGAAGCTGGGACGCAGCCAGGGTTGCCAGGGAGAGGACAAACTTCGATAATGATAGACTCTCTGATGaggtctctctctttcacacaactCCTAAccgtctccctgtctgtctgtctgtctgtctgtcttacaGTCCTCTTACTCATCAACACACTCACAAGCCGCCTGAAGTATAAGAAAAACACATCCGTCCTTGGGAAACAaattaaaaggacaaaaatatCCCTTCCTTGGCGTCGGTCACACCAGAGAGCGAAGCCTTTCGTAAATTTTTCATGaatcaaaaatataaatgctTCTCTGCGCTGAAGATTCCCAGACATCTAATTACAAgattgaaagagagaaacaactgATCGGTGGTGGAAGAGGTTAGAACCCAAAGGAAAGATGATATGCTAGAGGAAGAAATGTGAGTGCACAGAATGGTGAGAAAAGTGCAATTTGTTTATGGGCATGCCCACTTAACATGCACTGGTGCACCCAGTGTACCAGTGTGTTGTTTTCCCCCTTATCTGTctaacaagttttttttatgctttctAAACTCTGCCCTACCTCTCGGCTCGCCTTGCTCAGAAACAGGAGTTTCAGGTTTTGACTGAAATCTGTGCATTGATATCAGGGGCTTTGCTGTCAGACTCATTCTTGTGGACTATAACACCAATCGTACCTCATTGtccacaataaaaacaagaggaTCGTGTTACCCCAGCTACGATTACATCATCCCTAAGCCCAGCGCAATCACCCACCAACCCCTTGTTTGAGATTTATAATCCTTGTACACAGATCCAATCCTCTAATCACAGAGTTTCACAGTCAGTGGAACTGGTAGTTTTGAGAGAGTGAACAGAGCGGAACGCAGCAATACAGCAGTGGGCAAACTGAGACCCAGTCTGGAAATTCCCGCTGGATTGTTTATGTGCTGGAAGAGCAGTGGGGGAAAAGGGGACAGCGCTAATGTTGTAACGATGGTGACAATAGCGGGTCTGTGTCTGTAAAACAATGTGTATGACTGGCAAGCGAGAGCCAAGATTCTTTTGATTTATGTTCCGACCTCCGAACGATCCAGGAACGGTCCTGCAAACAAGCAGCTCTACTCAGAACGAGGGAtgatgacccccccccccctgggtGGGTGAATAAACAAGTGACCCACGTTGGGTCTGCGAGAGGTCACTGCACAGCGGAGTTACGAAGATGGACGGAGGAGAGGGCAGACAGATAGTGGgcctcagagagagagtgagaaaggaggagaaagggaataGCCAGAGAGGGAGGGTGAAGGAGAGATAGaggttgtgtatttgtttctcCCCCGTGGCCTCTGCTGCCCTTTTGGACTTGGCCGCCACAGGGCAACTAGGGCTTCTCCTGTTTTGACTATATAAAGATTGATAGCTGCCCTCAGATCCAAGGTTGGCTCTTTGGATAGTAATACGTCCCATGTGGCTACATCTCCAGTCACATGTAGCCACGTTAAATGGTGTCTGACCTCCAACCTTGTTTTTGAAGCGAGTCTTGTTATGCCTCGGTTATATTTCTGATCCACAGATCTTGTCGTACTTAGAACCTGTTTACCATTCTGTGACACTCCTCACAATTATCCACAATGGATCCTCGATAGCGGGAGAAGCAACgacagaaacagctgagaggaGGCTGATTTAGATCCATCCTGACCTGGGATCAGGCTGAAGCACCCTGTCTAGACATCAGCGCCACTTAATGCCAGCGTCCCCACACAAccgctctctctttttcttttgcttaaTATGTTTCTTTCACGCTTTCCCTCTCATCTTGTCTGTGGAAGAATTTACAGACCTCCGCAGCTCCCTTTTGTTTTTGATGTCTGACTCCGCAGTCTATCTCATCGCTCTCTGCGTCAGGCGTACGCGTGGTTTCTGCTGATGATTACCCAGCAACATAGCAGGCAGAGGGTTTTCAAGGCATCCTGCTAAGATAAGTATTgaagttttccttttttctctttgctctttcaCTATCCAAAAATACCAGTGGAACATCAGCAGGGCGGGGTTGAAATGGATTACATGGAAGAAGGAAGTAAATATAATTAGCTTGACTTTTATAATAGCCATGTCTCAATATGCTGAATATGCAAATTTGCATCAAGTAGGTTTTGAGATGTTTCAAGAGGCAATAAATGTGGAATTTTTACGAAATTTGAGGCTGGGTCCATAAATATAGGATGAGAAGCAATATCTTCAATGTTTGGTCTTTTGTAATCCAATGGTTAATGCTACAAATGATCTAATCTGTACTATGAGTGTCTACATTTCCAAGTAATCGGACCCAGCCCTGCATGTGAGTCAGTGCACAGTGAGGCTGAATGCAGGAAGAGCGTATGTATGTTTAGTGGTTCAGTTAGTATGACAGGGTTGCAATTCAGGGAAGACCTAACCACATCATGCTGCCCTCATTATATTGTAATTATGTTCTTGATTGTGAAACAAAGGTGCATCACAATGGTTTGATAAGACCTCTTGTTTAGTGAGACTTTGCTGTAACTCCTGTTTTCATTCAATTAGTAAACAGGTCTTCCATTCAGGCCCGGGCACCCCAATTCTCATTTTCCCAAATGCgacacacccccaccccttgCTGCCTGGACCCTCCAGTCCACCCCCTGCCCTTAGCCTTCAGCGTCCCACATTGGGTCTTGGGATCCCCCAAAACATTCAGGACACACAAACTCCTCCCCCGACCTCCTCGgaccccaccccccctccaccttcCCCTACaccccctgcacacacacccatttgATTGTGATTGACAGCGTCTTTGTTCCATTGTGTGGAGCTGTCGCCTCTGATGAAGACACAAACACGGAGCTGAGGCACTGTGCTCATTGTACATTGCACAGAAACCACAGGTCCGCGACCAGTTGCACTGTCCTCTGGTGATGCATTCGAGGCAGGTGAATGTAACTGGCCTGGACACGGCAGGGTGGGATGGGACAGGATGCCAACACCAGACAAACTCCATCCAAGCCAGACTTCAGGCCTCTTCCAGTGTGGACCAGGGGGTCCCGGCCCGATGAGCTGAGGGGGCCAGCTGGAGAGGGAGGCTCGGGGCTGCGCAATGTGTCTGAGGAGGCCGTCATTAGGGTTCACCCCTCCTCAGGGATGGGAACCAGGTCACATTCTCTCACACGGCACAAAGCAGGGTGTGTGTGCCAGAGGGGTGGGGGTTCAAGGGAGGGGTTTTGATGGGGAGCAGGCCATGACCTCTTTATATCCATCAACAGATCACTAACTTGGCCCATAGACATGCTCATacaacacattcacacgcacacgcatgcatgcaaacacatgctaatgtgtgtgtatgtgtacagaCATGCACACTCACAAAATGCGTATTCAAATACAAGTACGAGGTCCGCAGTCGTCTTCAATTTTACGTCTTCACCTGAATATGGGCACAGCAGCAAGTCTATTGACTGTTTCTAAAGTGATTTCCACAAAGGAATATCTATGGTTCCACTTTAACCTTGAATAATCATCAGTAAGAATTGATTTAAACTGGTGTGCGATTGAAACATAtactgttaaaaacacacacattttacatgcatatgatgtaaacatgattgTATGTGCCTGCAACAAAGTATGATCACAAACTAAAGATTCAAACTAACAAATTCTATTGCACTTGTCCGTCTCAGACCACTGAGGACAAATTCCTTTACATTACACTCTGGTCGCTGCTGATCCTGGGAAATCCACAAGTTGGATCCCAGGGAAAAAGATAATGAAATACCACCCCCTCTTGGTAGCAGAGGGGTATtgcagacagaaagaaacaccTCGCAGAGAACGACTGAGTCAAATTGGTCACATTTTCTTATCAATAcggtacaaacacaaacaaaacccttGAGAGTAAATCataattcagtttatttctAAATCAAGTTGCTGGATTAAAAATAGCTGACCCACCCCTTcacaaacctttaaaaacacattcagtttaTCAAAAGAAGTTGAAAAACATGATTCAACAGCAGTTATGACCATGAGAACACTATTTAATGCGAACATGAAATTAAGGGcacaacacaataaaagcagATATATTCTTCTTGACTCTGTCTTCCATGTTATAACTCTAGTCAGCCTGAGTGTCAGATTATCTAGGCTACAAAGTATAGCATTATCATCTCTATTCAGATTCtagtgtttctctctgttcactTTTGTGCTTTGCTGTCTGTCCACGGGACTTGTATCTCACGTTTCTGTATGTAGGTTCTCTTTCAAACGAAATAGACATCTATATCCACCTATCTATAGCAATCTAtctttttataaaatgtatgtacaaTAATCTGGTGTGTGACGTTTGtacttttgtgtttctgtgagagtATGCGAGGTCATCCTGCATCTCTCTGACAAACTTGTGCAATTGTGCATGTTGTCCGGCAAAGCTTATCGTGGAGGTGGCTTAGAACAGAAAGGCGCCTCCTGGCTCCAGGCTACTGGCTCTGGTCTACCTGCTTCACCCAAAACCTCACGGGGGAAAAAAGGCACAGAGGAACCGACTGGGGTCAACAAACTGGAGAGGGTAAGGGTCAGGGACACGATTCGGACACCCACTTCAGTTTGGCGAGATTGTGCGTCTACGCAGGCAGTTGCACGTCAGGCACTTGAGGATGCTCATGGTTATGTGCATGAGAGGGCCGAAATTGAAGAGAAGGTTGTAGAAGGTGTTGACAGACAGGCCGCCAGTCTCATCTGCATACTTTAAGGCAACAATGGGTGTGTAGAGGCTGTTGGTCAGATTCCTAAAGCGAGGGCTGCTCGACTCAATAACCTTTTTAGTGCACTGGGAGAGATGAGAAACAGAAGAGTTGTTGATTGATTCCATCACTGTAAAGGCTGTTTGAGGCAGTTAGCGATCAGAGAAACCTGAGATAGATTCAGAGAAATGTGAGTCAGAAAACGTTTCCCTTACTTTGGCTATGTCCTCCGGTGTCTGGCCCATGGCTTCAAAAATATCTATGGACGATGGAAGgtaaacatctttaaaataacGAATTGTGTCTGCGTCTACTCCTGGAAACTCCATCTTGGCCACATCCTCCATCATCTTCGTCTCAAACTCAGTGTGCACCGGGCCGGGCTCGATCATGGACAACCTGGGGGGAGTGGGGCAAACAAAGGCCCATGAGGGAGCATGTACAACACAAAGCAAAGACAGATGTGAGGGAAGAACAGGGGGGGAAGAGGGTAATCTACCGGATATTGAACTTCATCAGCTGCACGGCCATACTCTCACAGAATCCCTCCATGGCGAACTTAGAGGCCGTGTAAACATCATTGAACACCACTCCTGAAAAGCGAGAGCAAAAGCAGGGAGATCGAGGACAACATCACTGCATTGTGCTGTCAAGCTCCAATAATCAGCAGATACCAATGAAACATGAGTTACACAAAGTCAGAACAGATATGGAATCGGTTTAGTGTACCCCACCCACCTGGCACGtcaaacaagcaaaaacaaacactaagaATTTCCTGGAAGAGCTTATTATTTGACCAAGGTCACATGACCAGACCTTTACTAGAAATGCAAAAGCACAGACCAttagtgaataaataaaacgaGTTCAGATTTCActacaatattttttattctgaataACCTTTAACCTAAAACTGCTTGTAAACATTCTGCACACTTCTGCTTGGAAACATGAAACTAAAAGAAATTGaattattttgcattgtaaagtATTATGAATTCAAATTTCGGACACTCCCTTTATTCAGTTTCACCATCAAGCAAAGAGCACACGTCACGTCAGATGTTTTCTCCGCgtgaagacatttaaaatgaaactctCCTGCTTTCCATCCACGCAGATAAACTCTGACACTTGACTTGACTTTATCTGAGTGCGGTGCtctttaaacatgtgttttcacagtCTGCGTGAAGCTTGAGCAGCTTTTTCTTCTCCGTTTTTTGATAATCACACACATGTCATACCTTGCAGACCCATGACGCTGCTCATGACCACGATGTGTCCCGAACGCCTCTTCTTCATGTCAGGCATCACCTCTTTAATCATGCGGACCACACCGAAGAAGTTGGTCTCGAACACCCTTTTCATCTCCTCGATGCTGATGCTCTCCACTGGTCCGAGCAAGCCCACGCCTGCATTGTTGActgacaggacacacacacacacagatatgcagatgacaccctGCTTGTTTCTCCAACGCCGCAACTATCACGACTTCTAAACTGTTAAGATGCTGTTGACTCAGTATGAACTGATAACTGCTCATTTCGCTCAGTCTGTTTACTTCTCCCGTCTGCATGAGATAAGGCCATAAGAACACATGACAGATGTATTACTTGGTTTTGCCACCAGATGTCAGTATGTGGCTACAACAGAGAGGTGTGATGTAACACCTCTCCATGTTAAAGGGCCTCTGGGTCTTGAGTAATTAGGTGAAGGGGGATGCAACGTTGGATTTAGTGAGATGGAGAGTTTCACAAGTAGAACCTATTATCCGGACTAAAGGTTTCAACACAAGAGCTGGAGAGGTCACCTTCTCCTGAGGTTATTCAACCGGCGACATGTAATTAAGCCGACAAAGGCTGTAAAATGACTTAAAGGCTTTTATAGAGTGATCAGTACCATGGGCCCAGTGAAATGTTGGTGATGTGGTGAGATATCGgggcctgaaaaaaaaaactgtgatgatCCCAACCttaaataaacaacatgcaAAAGAGGTTGTTGGGGGCAGATGGAGTTGCAGGGCTG
This window harbors:
- the rdh8a gene encoding retinol dehydrogenase 8a, with the protein product MANSGQKVVLITGCSSGIGLRIAVTLAKDEKKRYHVIATMRDLRKKDKLVEAAGDVYGKTLMLLPLDVCSDESVKQCISNIQDRHIDILINNAGVGLLGPVESISIEEMKRVFETNFFGVVRMIKEVMPDMKKRRSGHIVVMSSVMGLQGVVFNDVYTASKFAMEGFCESMAVQLMKFNIRLSMIEPGPVHTEFETKMMEDVAKMEFPGVDADTIRYFKDVYLPSSIDIFEAMGQTPEDIAKCTKKVIESSSPRFRNLTNSLYTPIVALKYADETGGLSVNTFYNLLFNFGPLMHITMSILKCLTCNCLRRRTISPN